ATTGCCGGCAACGGCCTCGACGATGACGGCAACGGCTACGTGGATGACGTGAAGGGCTGGAGCTTCGTGACCAGCACCAACAACGTCACCGACGACCTAGGCCACGGCACCAACGTGGCCGGCATCATCGGCGCCACGGGCAACAACATCGGCTACGCGGGCGTGAACTGGGCCTGCAAGCTGATGGTGCTGAAGGGGCTTACGGCCCAAAACACCGGATTCTATTCCTGGTGGACGAGCGGGATTTATTACGCCGTCGACAACGGCGCGCGGGTCATCAACATGTCGTTGGGCGGCACCGGCACCTCGCAGGCCATGCAGGACGCCATCAGCTACGCCACCCAGCGCGGCGTGGTGGTGGTGGCCTGCATGATGAACACCAACACCAACGTGCCCTACTACCCGGCCGCCCTGACGGGCGTAATAAGCGTGGGCGCTACCAACCCCAACGACACCCGCGCCAACCCGTTTTCGTGGTCGGCCACGAGCGGCAGCAACTACGGCCCGCATATTTCGGTGGTGGCGCCGGGCAACTACATCTACGGCCTCGACTACCAATCGAATACCAATTACAATACCTATTGGGGCGGCACTTCGCAGGCCACGCCGCAGGTGGTGGGCCTGGCCTCACTGCTGCTCACGCTGCGCCCCAGCCTCACGCCCGCCCAGGTAAAATCCATCGTCGAGAGCACCGCCGACGACCGGGTGGGCGGCCAGACGGAGGACGTGCCGGGTTGGGACCCGTACTTTGGGTATGGCCGCATCAATGCCCCGCGGGCCCTGGCCAGCGTGGTGACGGCCGCCCGGCCGGGCGCGGCGGCGGCGGCCAGCTTTCAGCTGTTTCCCAATCCTTCCCGCGGAGAGGCCACACTGCAGCTGCTCGATGCGCGATTGCTGCGCCAGCCGGTACAGATTTTCAATGCCCTGGGCCAGCTGGTAAGTCAGCAAACGCTGAGCGGCCTGACCCAGCAGCTGGTGCTGCCGGCCGCGGCGGGCACCTATTGGGTGGCCGTGGCGGGCACTGGCGGTGGCCAGCGCCTGGTGGTGGAATAGGCCCGACGGCAGCCGGCACCCGTGGGCCGCCGGCTGCGGGCGCGGGGCCGTACCTTTGCACCTGCCGGCCGGAACCTTTCAAGCTCCGGGTGAATTGCACCACACATATGAATACCGAAGTAAAAGGAAGGGTACTCGTCGCCATGAGCGGCGGAATTGACTCGAGCGTGGCCGCTGTGCTGCTGCATGAGCAAGGCTACGAAGTGGTCGGGATGACCATGAAAACCTGGGATTACGCCAGCGCCGGCGGCTCCAAGAAAGAAACCGGCTGCTGCTCCCTCGACAGCATCAACGACGCCCGCGACATTGCCGTGACGCTG
This DNA window, taken from Hymenobacter sp. 5317J-9, encodes the following:
- a CDS encoding S8 family serine peptidase, which encodes MRKILPLLPLLVASLGALAQRPAPPPAPQTRLLVRLQDHLRDELRLEAGAARPAAELFDRVNRQHRAEQVTALNPGKHAASAPAMYLIALPTGTDARQAQLDYEQTGLFRYVELDAVGEGGGAQGVVPNDFYYGRQWYLKNNGTFGQSPATAGADIKMEDAWTITKGDSSVTVAIIDSGIKLDHPEFAGRIWRNRREIAGNGLDDDGNGYVDDVKGWSFVTSTNNVTDDLGHGTNVAGIIGATGNNIGYAGVNWACKLMVLKGLTAQNTGFYSWWTSGIYYAVDNGARVINMSLGGTGTSQAMQDAISYATQRGVVVVACMMNTNTNVPYYPAALTGVISVGATNPNDTRANPFSWSATSGSNYGPHISVVAPGNYIYGLDYQSNTNYNTYWGGTSQATPQVVGLASLLLTLRPSLTPAQVKSIVESTADDRVGGQTEDVPGWDPYFGYGRINAPRALASVVTAARPGAAAAASFQLFPNPSRGEATLQLLDARLLRQPVQIFNALGQLVSQQTLSGLTQQLVLPAAAGTYWVAVAGTGGGQRLVVE